One window of the Benincasa hispida cultivar B227 chromosome 3, ASM972705v1, whole genome shotgun sequence genome contains the following:
- the LOC120073256 gene encoding LOW QUALITY PROTEIN: microfibrillar-associated protein 1 (The sequence of the model RefSeq protein was modified relative to this genomic sequence to represent the inferred CDS: inserted 2 bases in 1 codon; deleted 1 base in 1 codon; substituted 3 bases at 3 genomic stop codons) has translation MSVTAGVSDTVIAVRDKLRGKIGQTKVKRYWPGKAPEWADDADEDGDIRMARAAALEKAFPSQEDSDLSRKDDPRLRRLAESRIDNQEEIRADHRRIXPSEIVSTIEEETRRQEGLDAEERRGGFGGKKKKNQGKSLRQRELEEAAFPEEEEEEEPEEEEEEESEYETDSEDEPTGIAMVKAIFVPKSERETIAERTYXRGGKVSXGMRKRRLEERKAETKHIVVEEIRKDEEIQKNLEMEANIADVDTDDEINEAEEYEAWKLERLLDQEDRELRDAMLKEREEIEEVRNMTEEERREWERKNSKPAPPPKQEWKFMQKYYHKGAFFQEDADDNAGKRWIXFLFFHRDFSSPTGEDKMDKTILPKVMQVKHFGRSGRTKWTHLVKEDMTDWNNTWTYNDPLRAKYNAKMAGMNAPIAKPKGSKKLKDWESR, from the exons ATGTCGGTCACGGCGGGGGTTAGTGATACTGTAATTGCTGTTAGGGATAAACTTAGAGGTAAAATTGGACAAACAAAAGTTAAGAGGTACTGGCCTGGAAAGGCTCCCGAGTGGGCGGATGATGCTGATGAAGATGGCGATATTAGGATGGCCAGGGCAGCAGCACTTGAGAAAGCATTTCCAAGTCAGGAAGATTCAGATCTATCTAGGAAGGATGACCCTAGGTTGCGCCGTCTAGCCGAGAGTAGGATAGATAATCAGGAGGAGATTAGAGCTGATCATCGACGTAT GCCAAGCGAGATTGTTTCGACCATTGAAGAGGAAACTCGAAGGCAGGAGGGATTAGATGCAGAGGAGAGGAGAGGAGGCTTtggaggaaagaagaagaagaatcaagGAAAAAGTTTGCGACAAAGGGAACTAGAAGAAGCTGCATTCcctgaagaagaagaggaggaggaaccagaggaagaggaagaagaggagtCTGAGTATGAAACTGACTCAGAAGATGAACCTACTGGGATAGCAATGGTGAAG GCAATATTTGTTCCTAAATCAGAGAGAGAAACTATTGCTGAACGGACGTATTGAAGAGGAGGAAAGGTCTCTTGAGGAATGAGAAAAAGGAGATTGGAGGAAAGGAAGGCAGAGACAAAGCACATTGTGGTTGAGGAGATTAGAAAGGATGAAGAGATCCAGAAGAATCTGGAAATGGAGGCAAATATTGCAGATGTGGATACTGATGATGAAATTAATGAAGCAGAAGAATATGAGGCTTGGAAGTTAGAGAGATTGCTAGATCAAGAGGATAGAGAACTCCGAGATGCAATGTTGAAGGAGAGGGAGGAGATTGAAGAGGTGAGGAATATGACTGAGGAAGAGAGGAGAGAATGGGAGAGGAAGAATTCGAAACCTGCTCCACCACCTAAGCAGGAGTGGAAGTTTATGCAAAAATATTACCACAAGGGTGCGTTCTTCCAGGAAGATGCTGATGATAATGCTGGAAAACGCTGGATCTGATTTCTATTTTTCCATCGTGATTTCTCTTCCCCAACTGGAGAAGATAAGATGGACAAGACAATATTGCCGAAGGTTATGCAAGTCAAGCACTTTGGTCGTAGTGGGAGAACTAAATGGACACATCTTGTCAAAGAAGATATGACCGACTGGAACAACAC TTGGACCTATAATGATCCTCTTCGGGCAAAATACAATGCAAAAATGGCTGGAATGAATGCACCAATAGCGAAACCTAAAGGAAGCAAGAAGTTAAAGGATTGGGAATCTCGTTGA